The sequence CGATGTTCGTCCTGGCCGGGCTATGTGGGCTGGCCGCACTGGTCACCGCGGTTTTTGTTACCGATCGTCCGCCGTCGACGCCGGCCCCGCGGATCGTTCCGGCGGCACCGCACCACGGCTGTGCGCCGGCGATCACTACCGAACGGAGCACCCCATGACACTCGTCGGCCAAACCGTCGTCCTACTCGGTGGCAGTTCCGGCATCGGCCTGGAGACCGCCCGCCTGGCCCCCGCCGAGGGCGCGGACGTCGTCCTGGTCGGACGGAACCCGGATCGCCTCGCGCAGGCTGCGGCGGACGTCGGCGTGGTGGCCACGGCGGCGTTCGACGCCGCGGACCCCGACCGCCTGCGGGAGTTCTTCGACGGCCTGCCGGAGCCGATCGACCATGTGCTCAACACGACCGGTGGCGCCTACTACGCGCCGGTGGCCGATCTGGACTTCGCCGAGGCTCGCGACAACGTCGACGAGCATCTGTGGATGCCGCTCCACCTGGCGCAGGCGGCGATCGGGCGAGTCCGGCCGACCGGGTCGCTCCTGTTCATCGGGGGCACCGGCGCCCGACGGCCGGCTCCGGGCCTGACGCTGGCCGCCGCGATGACGGCCGCGCTGCCCGCGTTGACGGCGAACCTGGCGCTGGAACTGAGCCCGATCCGCGTCAACCTGATCGCCGCGGGTTTCGTCGACACGCCGCTGTCGGCTCGGTTGCTCGGCGACGATCTGGACTTCCGGCGTGAGCAGCTGCGCAAGGCCCTGCCGATCGGCCGGGTCGTCGGACCTACCGACGTCGCCGCGCTCGCCGTCCACCTGATGGCGAACACGGCGCTGACCGGCGCGACCTACGACATCGACGGCGGCCAGCAGTTCGTACGGGCGTGACCGGATGAACGAGTTGCTGGCCCTGGCCCTCGAGGCCCACGGTGGGCTGCCGCGATGGCAGCGGTTCACCTGGTTCCGCGCGGAGGTGTCGATCACCGGCGCGCTGTGGGCGTCGCAGGGCTGGGCCGGCAGCCTCGACCCGATCGTCCTGCACGGAGAGACCAGAAACCAGCGGGTGATCCTCGCTCCGTTCCCGTTCCCCGGCTGGTACGCCACGTGGGAGCCGCACCGGCAGACGATCGAGACCGCGGCCGGGATCGCCACCGCCGAGCGGCGCGACCCGGCCGCGTCGTTCGGCCGCGGCTCGCCGTCGGACGATTTCCAGGTGGCCTATCTCGCCGCCGAGGCGGTCTGGAACTACCTCGCGGCACCGTTCGTGCTGGCCCGCACGGACTTTCTCACCGAGGAGATCGCACCCGGCCGGGAGGGGTGGCGCCGCCTGCTCGTGACCTACCCCGACGACCTCGCGACCCACTCCCGCCAGCAGATCTTCTCCTTCGACGACACCGGGCTGCTCCGCCGCCTGGACTACACGATCGACCTGCTCGGCGGTGGCCCCGCCGTGCACTACCCGTCGGACTACCAGAGGTTCGACGGCATCCAGATCCCCACCCGCCGACGCGTCTACGTCGCCGATTCGGACGGCAGGCCGGTCCGCGAGCCGATCTCGGTCGAGATCGGCGTCGACGACGTCGCCTTCCGCTGAGGAGGTCGGCGGTGAAGGGCACGGTCGCGCTGGTCACCGGCGCCAGCGGCGGGATCGGGGTGGCCACCGCCCGGCGGCTGGCCTCCCTCGGTGCGGCGGTGGCCCTGGTCGCCCGGCGACGCGACCGCCTCGACGAGCTCGTCGCGACGATCGCCGCCGACGGTGGTACCGCGCTGGCCGTCCAGGCCGACGTCGCGAACCGGAACGAGGCGGTCAGCGCCGTCGAACGGACGGTCGCCTCGTTCGGCCGCCTCGACACCGTCGTCAACAACGCCGGGGAGAAGGGCCTCCTCTACGTCACCCACGCCGCGCTGTTGCCCGTGGTGCGTGCGGCGGCCGACTCGCCCCGGCGCGTCGCCGACCTGGTGAACATCGGCCCCACCATCGCGTTCTCCGACGCGATCCGCCGGCAACTGGTCGGGCAAAACGTCCGCGTGAGCGTCGTCGGCTGCGGGAGTCCGGACGACGTCGCCGCCGCGGTGCTCCGCCTGGTCAGCCGGGAACCGAACGGCGCGAACCCGTCCGACGAGCGGCCCCAACGCGCGGCAGCCCCGCGCTGACCGGCTACCGACCGTGCGGGGTGTCGCGGACCATGCGGATCTCCCGCACGCCGTCGTCGATCTGGACCGTCCCGTCGGGAACGAAGCCGTGCTTGCGGTAGAACGCCTGTGCCCGAGGGTTCGGGTCGGCCACCCACAACGCCGCCGACTCACCCGGGTCGACGACCGCCTCCAGTAGCGCCCGCCCAGCGCCTGTGCCGTGATCGGCGGCGGACACGTAGAGCACGTACAACTGCCTCGCCCACGTCGCCGCGGCGTCCAGGGGCGGGCCCGACATGGCGATCCCGATCAATCCGCCGTCCCGCTCGGCGACGGCCACCCGGTTCTCGCGGTAGCGCTCGTCGGTCAGCGCGGCCGTCCAGAACCGTTCCCGGGCAGCCAGGAAGCCCGGGTCGTCGAGGACTGCGTCCGGCATGAGCCCTCGGTAGGTCTCCCGCCAAGACCGGACGTTCACGCGCGCCATCTGCGCGGCGTCCTCGGGTCGGGCGGGGCGAATCGTCAGCGACGAACTCACCCACGAATCGTAGTGCGGCGCTTCGCGGCTTCGGTCACCGATGCGTGGCGGGCGACCACCGGACCTGGCATTGGACGTCATGCCCCTCGGGCGGCCATCCTCGCTTCAGGACGGAGCGGATCCGGCTGTAGGGACCGTTTCTGTGCCATCGATGAGAAATAGCCGCCGCGATTATTGAAGGAGCACCTGCCGTGTCACGTGCCCGCGTTCACAATTTCTCCATCTCGCTCGACGGTTTCGGCACCGGCGAAGGCCAGAGCCGCGACGAACCGTTCGGTCACGCCGGCGAAAGGCTGCACGAATGGATGTTCGCCACCCAGTGGTGGCGCGGGCCCGACGAGCCGGGCGGTAGCAGCGGCGTCGACGACGCCTTCACGCGGTTGTTCGACGTGGGAATCGGCGCCGAGATCATGGGGGCGGGGAAATACGGCTACCCCGGATGGCACGAAGACCCGGAGTGGAAGGGCTGGTGGGGGGCCAACCCTCCGTTCCACACACCGACCTTCATCCTCACCCACCACACCCGCCCGTCGATCGAGATGGAGGGCGGCACGACCTACCACTTCCTCAACGCGTCGCCCGCCGAGGCCCTGGAGACGGCGCGCAAGGCCGCGGAGGGCCAGGACGTCCGCATCGGCGGAGGCGCCACCATGATCCGCGATTTCCTGGCCGCCGGGCTCATCGACTACCTGCACGTCGTGGTGGTCCCGATCCTGCTCGGCAGGGGTGTACGCCTCTGGGACGGAATCGAGGGACTCGAGAAGGACTACCAGGTCGAGACCACCTCGTCGCCCAGCGGGGTCACGCACGTGACGTTCACCCGAGCGGGTGCCTGAACTCCAGGTACTCGAAGAGGAGAGCGACGGCACCATGGCAACCGACGAAACGGACGCCGGCGGGTACTCGTTCGGCCAGACTGACCAGCGAGGCGCCGATCGTCGCGTCGGCGTGCTGGAGACCGGTCAGGTCGACGACCAGCGGACCGCCGCGGTCGGAGTGCCCGTCGACGGCCGTATCCAACATGCTCTGCACGGCACGCCGGTTGCTGACGTCGGCCTCACCGACGAGAGTGATGCCGTAGGGCTCGCGGGTGCGCCGGAGCCGCAGCTGAGGCGTGGCTGGTAGGCGCCGTGTGGTGGCGGGATGAGACTGGATGAGCACCCGCATCAGATCGGTGGCGGTAGCGTCCTGGTCGTAGAGGCAGGCGCCGGAGGCGTGCCCGTCCAACGCCAGCGCGTTGACTGCGGTCTCGTACTCGACCAGGTCGGCGGTGTCGACCTCGCTCGACTGGACCCAGGTCATGTCCGCGGCCACCTGCAAGCCGGCGTATCCGCGGCGGAGCGCCTCGTCGATGCAGGCAGCCATCGTCGCGCACACCCGAGGATCGAATTGGCCGCCGGTCAGGTAGATCTCCTGCGCCGGGAGTACGCGCACCTGCCCGCGGTCCAGAGCGGAGGTTGCGCCGGGCACGCGGTCGGCCAAGACGTCAGCCATGGTCGACGGTGGCGCGGCCGAGGTCAGGACCATCACCAGCTGTCCGCCCGCCAGGCCGTCCGCGACGACCGTGCTGATCGCCGCCGCTCGTTCTTCGTCGCTGGCGGTCAGCACGCAGAAGTGGTCGCCGAGGTCGACTGAATCGCTCGCGGAAACCCAGCTCATTTGCTCACCCCTCCGAAGGGATGGGTGCACGCGGTCGACCGAGCCCGTCGTCGCAGCGGGGGAAGTGACCGAACGCGGGGGACCTCCGGATCGTAGCGAGCCCTCGGTGCTTCAGCAGTCCCGAAACGTTTCGGTCGCCGCACTCCAACGGGCAGAGTCGATCGGGACACGTCGGTAAGGCCGCGGATCCGTGGCCGCGCGACCGGGGAGGCGCTGAATGGGTGGGGCTGACAACGTCGCGGGACACGACTCCACACCGAGCCGGACATGCGCGCCGCACACGCGCTCTCCGCGCGCCGCGGCTATCGACGCGAGCAGAACCGGGATTGGCAGGTCAACGGTTTCCGCATGCTGGTCTACCGAGAGTCCCTGGTCGTTTCGTGAGGGAAGCGTCAGTCCGGGGGGACGACAAAAGTAATGGCAAGAAGTTCTCACTCCTTGCCATTTTCAACATATAGCGCACCTGGGGGCTTGCGGCAAGACCCGGGTCGGGACGCAGAATCGGCGGCCGGACTACGAACGGATGGCCACATGATTCGACCGGCCAGTGCAGAACAACGGAGCACGGCCACCACCGTGTTGGGTCTTCACGCGATCGACGCGACGCAGATCGCGATCGTCGGCGGCAAAGGCGCGCACCTGGGCGAGCTGTCGCGGATCGACGGCATCCGGGTGCCGGCTGGCTTCTGCGTCACGACGGACGCCTTCCGACGGATGATGGCGGAAGCGCCGTCGATCGACGATCGGCTCGATCAGCTGTCGTGCCTGCACCCGGACGACCGGGAGGCGATCCGCACGCTCAGCGCGGAGATCCGCCGGACCCTCGAAGAGGCCGCCGTCCCGGACGATCTCGCGGCGGCGATCACCGGCGCGCTGGCCCAGCTCGGCGAGAGCGGTGCCTACGCCGTCCGATCCAGCGCGACGGCAGAGGACCTGCCGACGGCCTCCTTCGCCGGCCAGCAGGACACCTACCTGAACGTCGTGGCCCCGGCCGCCATCCTCCAGCACGTCAGCCGGTGCTGGGCCTCCCTCTTCACCGAGCGGGCCGTGGCCTACCGCCAGCGGAGGGGTATCGACCACCGTTCGGTGCAGATGGCCGTGGTCGTGCAGCAGATGGTCTTCCCGCAGGCGGCCGGCATCCTGTTCACGGCCGACCCGGTCACGTCCAACCGCAAGGTCGCCACCGTGGAGGCGAGCTTCGGCCTCGGCGAGGCCCTGGTCTCCGGCCTGGTGAACGGGGACGTCTACACGGTGCGCGACGGCGAGGTCGTCGAGAGGGCGGTCGGCACCAAGCAGCTCGCCGTCGACGCCTCCCCGGCGGGCGGGACGCAGGAACGGGCGATCGACCCGGAGCTCCAGGCCCAGCCTGCGCTGACGGATGCTCAGGTCGTACGGCTCGTGCAGCTCGGCCGCCGGATCGAAGCGCACTTCGGCCGGCCCCAAGACATCGAATGGTGCCTCGTCGACGACGACTTCCAGATCGTCCAGAGCCGGCCGATCACCACGCTGTTCCCCGTCCCGGGGCCCGCCGACGGGGAGAACCACGTCTACCTCTCCGTCGGTCACCAGCAGATGATGACCGACCCCATGAAGCCCCTCGGGCTGTCCTTCTGGCAGCTGACGACCCCCGCGGCCATGGCCGAGGCCGGCGGCCGTCTGTTCGTCGACGTCACCCGGAGGCTGGCCTCGCCGGCCAGCCGCGCCGGACTCCTGGAGGCCCTCGGGAGATCCGATCCGCTGACCGGGGACGCGCTGCAGACGATCCTCGAGCGCGACGGCTTCCTCCGGCCGCTCCCGGACGAAGGTCCCCCGCGCCCACTGTTCGGCGGTACGCCGGCTCCGATCGAAGCCGATCCCGCGCTCGTCACCGAGCTGATCGAGCGCAGCCAGGCGTCGGTCGCCGCCGCGGAACGCGACATCCGGACGAAGTCCGGAGAGGCGCTGCTCGACTTCATCGAGGCGGACCTGCAGGAGCTGAAGCGGATCCTGTTCGATCCGCGGAGCCACCAGGTGTTCATGTCGGCGATGGAGGCCGCGTGGTGGCTCAACGATCGGCTGCAGGAGTGGCTGGGGGAGAAGAACGCAGCTGACACGCTCACGCAGTCCGTCCCCCACAACGTCACGTCGGAGATGGGGCTGGCGCTCCTGGACGTCGCCGACGTGATCCGCCCGTACCCGGACGTGGTCGCGTTCCTGCACCGGGTCGAAGACGAGAGGTTCCTGGACGAGCTGCCCAGGCTGCCGGGTGGACGGGAAGCGCGAGACGCCATCGAGGCGTGGCTGGCGAAGTACGGCATGCGCTGCGTCGGCGAGATCGACCTCACGCGGCCGCGGTGGAGCGAGCGCCCTTCCACGCTCCTGCCCGTGATCCTCGGCAACATCAAGAACTTCGAGCCGGGTGCCGGCGCGCGGCGCTTCGAGGAAGGGCTGCGGGAAGCCGGGGCGAAGGAACGGGACGTGCTGGCGCGCCTGCGGGCGCTGCCGGACGGGAAGGCGAAGTCCGAAGAGGCCAAGCGGATGATCGACCGGGTGCGGACGTTCATCGGGTACCGGGAGTACCCGAAGTACGGCATGATCAGCCGCTACTTCGTGTACAAGCAGGCCCTGCTGCGGGAGGCCGAGCGGCTCGTGCAGGACCAGGTGCTTCGCGAGAAGGAAGACATCTTCTACCTGCGGTTCTCCGAGCTCCGCGACGTCACGCGCACGAACCGCGTGGACGACCAGCTCGTTCGCCGACGCAAGGACGCGTTCACCTCGTACCAAGCACTCACGCCGCCCCGGGTGCTCACCTCGGACGGCGAGGTCCTCACCGGAACGTACCGACGCGACGACGTGCCGACCGGTGCCCTGGCCGGCCTGCCGGTCTCCGCCGGGGTCGCCGAAGGACGGGCCCGCGTCATCCTGGACATGGCGCAGGCCGATCTCGAAGCGGGCGACATCCTGGTCACGGCATACACGGATCCGAGTTGGACGCCGCTGTTCGTGGCGATCGCGGGGGTGGTCACGGAGGTGGGGGGCCTGATGACCCACGGCGCGGTGATCGCCCGGGAGTACGGCTTGCCTGCCGTCGTCGGCGTGGTCGATGCGACCCGGCTGATCCCCGACGGGCAGCGGATCCGCGTGCACGGAACCGACGGGTACGTCGAGTTCCTGCCGTGACCGTGCGGCCGCTCTGAGCGGCTAGGAAGCCGCGGCGGCGAGGGCGGCCGCGATCGCGGTCGTGTCCTGGTACTCCCGCCAGCGGACCACGTGACCGTCGCGGGCTCGGAGCACGCCGATGAACGGCGCGGACCTTCGTGAACCGTCCGGAAGGCTTCCGCCGAGCCGGTACTCGACGACGATCACCTCTGGATCGGCGGTCTCGTGCACGACGACGTCACTGAGCTCGTCGAGCCGGAGCGGAAGGCGGCGCGCCCCGCCGTGGTGTACGCGAGCACGTTCTCGCGCCCCTCGAACCGGGCCGGTTGGCCGGGTGGGGCGAACGGCATCTCGAGAACGGCGTCCTCAGCGAGCAGAGCGCCGTTCGGTGCGGAACGGCTGAGCCACTCCTGAGCCATGCGGTCGAAGACGTCGCGAGGGGTATTGGGCACAGCTCCTCCATGGGCATAAAGTGAGTGGAGACTCATGATGAGTATCATGAGTGCTGACTCAGGTTGTCAATGGAGGCTGGATGAGCGCGATGCGGGCCGACGCCCGGCGCAACCGCGAGAAGATCCTGGCGGCGGCCGCGGCGGTCGTCGCCGAACAAGGCCACGCCGCCTCCACCGAAGAGGTCGCAGCGCGGGCCGGAGTCGCGGTCGGCACCGTCTTTCGGCACTTTCCCACCAAGAAGGACCTGCTCGCGGCGCTGCTGAAGGACCTGTCGACGCAGCTGATGACGCAGGCCACGACACTCGCCGACGACCCCGGAGGGCTGTTCGAGTTCTTCACCGCGGTGGTCGAGCGCGCCGCCGGACAGCGCACGGTCGTCGAACTGCTCTCCGCAGCCGGGATGGACGTCGACGCGGGCCGGTCGCTCGAACCCCTGCGCGACGCCGTGGCGGTCCTGACCACCCGCGGCCAGGCCGCCGGTCTGGTCCGGAGCGACGTCGATGTGGACGAGGTGCTCGCGATGCTGACGCTGGCCACCCACAGCGTTCTCCAGCAGCACTGGGACGACGCGTTGCGCCGCCGCACGACCGCCCTGATGCTCGACGGCCTCCGCGCCGCACCAGTCTGAGACGGACGCCTTCCTTGCCGGGCACCGGTAACGAGGGCGTCGCTGGATTGGCCGGTCGTTGCCCTTCTCGGGTCCAGGGCGCCGGGGCACGCTGGAGGCAGGCACCTAACGCCCGTTCGGCTGACGGCACCGCACCGCGTGTGCCACGAGCCGACCTACGCGCGTCCCGTTCCGCGGGACGCGTTCTGCTTTCTGAGGGAGATGACCATGTCTGCAGTTGCTGCTACCGCGAGCGTTTCCTGCGGCTCGGAGGCCCGAGGGGAATCGTTCCGGGCCCTTTTGGTGGCTCAGCGCGAGGACTGTGTTCGGCAGCGGCAGCTGACGGTGGCCGAGGACACCGCTTCTCCCGGTGACCCGGTCGTCGCCGGCCGGGCCGCGGATCTCCTGCGCACGATCGAGGAGATCGACGCAGCCCTCGAACGCATCGAAGCGGGCACCTATGGACGGTGCGTGCGCTGCGGCGGCTCGATCCCGGACGAGCGTCTGGAGTTCCGTCCGCACGCCGCCGGCTGTGTCGCCTGCGCGCGGTCCGGACGCTGAGGAGGCCGAATGTCTTCCCAGCCGAACGGTCCGGCGCTGTCCGCCGGAATGCCACACGATGTCGCGGTGGTGGGCGCCGGGATGGTGGGCCTAGCCACCGCCTGGTTCCTGCAGGAATCCGGTGTGAAGGTCACCGTCTACGAGCGGCGCCACGTCGCCGGGGGCGCCTCCTGGGGCAACGCGGGATGGCTGACCCCTGATCTGACCGCGCCGCTGCCCGAACCGGCGGTTCTTCGTTACGGGCTGCGGGCGGTGCTCAGCCCGGCCTCCCCGGTGTATCTGCCGCTGCGAGCCGACGCCAGCCTGCTGCGTTTCCTCAGCGGGTTCGTCGCGCACAGCACGAGCCGGCGGTGGCGGCGCGGAATGGCTGCCTACGTTCCGATGAACCAGCGCGCACTGGAGGCGTTCGACGCCCTGGCCGCCGGTGGGGTCAGCGTGCAGACGCGCCGCGCGGACACCTTCCTGGCGTGCTTCCGCACCCGGCGGGAGGCCCGGGGACTGCTGGCGGAGTTGACCGCGATCCGCGAGGCCGGTCAGGACCCGAGCTACCGAACCCTGGCGGGTCGGCACGCACGGGCGCTGGAGCCAGCCCTGACCGACCGGGTGGGCGCCGCGGTGGCGATCGAAGGCCAGCGTTACCTGGACCCTCCGGAGTTCGTGCGTGCGCTGGGCCTGGCGGTCACCGCCCGCGGCGGCGAGATCCTCGAGGCCGTCGAGGTGACCGAGGTGCAGCCCGGCGTCGCGGGAGCGACCGTCGTCCGCGCCACTGGGGAGCGGCAGGTGCACGGCGCGGTCGTGATCGCGACCGGCGCGGCGCTGACCCGGTTGGCCGGGCGGTTCGGCGTGCGCCAGCCGGTGCAGGCCGGCCGCGGCTACAGCTTCAGCGTGCCCGCCGATCCGCTGCCCACCGGACCGCTCTACTTCCCGAGGCAACGGGTCGCGTGCACGCCGCTGCGCGGTCGACTGCGGGTGGCCGGGATGATGGAGTTCCGCCGTCCCGACGATCCGCTCGACCCCCGACGGATCAACGCGATCGTCGAGGCCGTCCGCCCCTTCCTGACCGGAGTGGACCTGGAGGACCGGGCGGACGAATGGGTCGGCTCGCGGCCGTGCACCTCCGACGGGTTGCCGGTCATCGGAGCAACCGCCGCGTCGCGGGTCTTCGTCGCTGGGGGGCACGGGATGTGGGGCATCGCGCTCGGCCCGATCACCGGACAGCTACTGGCCCAGGCCGTACTCAAGGGCGAGACGCCGACGGAACTCGCCCCCTTCGATCCGCTCCGCTGAGCCGGCGCGGCAATCGACAAGGCCGGTTCCTGTCTCGCTGAAAGGAGCACACCGTGGCGAACCATCCCGCCGCCGCTCGTGACCCGGAGCACCGGCAGCTCCTGTCGATCACCCCACGCTCCGGCCGGCTGCCCGGCTGTGCGGTGCTCGACGTCGTCGGCCGCGTCGATCGGTCCACCGTGCCGCTTCTGCAGGTCTGCCTACAGACCCAGCTCGGCCGTGCAGACGTCCAGGAACTGATCGTCGATCTGCGACGAGTCACCGAATTCAGCACCGCAGCCAGCGATGCGCTGATCCGGTGCCACCGGCTGAGCCGCTTGAGGGGCATCCGGTTGATCGTCCGCCCGGTTCGCCGACCGTCGCTGCGAGGGTCGCAGGCCGGATGACGGCCCAGCCGCAGTGCGTCGGCGACGTGCCGAGGAGGGGTCGAACAGGGACAAGATCCGCCGGAACGGGGAGGCTGAGGTTGCCGACCATCGGCAGCGAACGATCCAAAGACCGAGTCGCATCGTGGCGCGGCCGCAAGGAGGAGTAGATGGTACGCCGACCGGAGCCCGTCGCCACGCCGGCGCCGACCGACGAGTGGCTGGAGTCGGTCTCCGTCGCCGCGGCGGCCGCGTGCCGGGCACCTGCCGACCTGCTCGGGGAGTACCTGCCGATGCTCGCCGACGCCGCGATTCACGGCCGCCGCCCCGCGTCCTGGCAACTCGACGCGATCCGCGCGCTCGGGCGACGAGCCGCCGAATCGGAGGTCGACGCCGGGCGAGCCGTCGACCTCTACCTCTCGGCCACCTGGCGACTCTGGCGCGAGCTGCCCACTGTCGCTCGCTCCTCCGACCCGGAGAAGGTCCGTAACGCCGCCACTGCGGTCCTGCGTGTTCTCGACGACGCCATCGGCGTCCTCGTCGACGGGCACCAGTCCCAACGACGCGACATGATCCGCCGCGAAGAGGCGCAACGAGCAGCCTTCGTCGACGACCTGCTGCGCGGTGACGCCGACGTGTCGAGCCTGGTCGAGCGCGCCGAGCCCTTCGGCATCGACCTGGGCAAACGGCACTCGGTCACGCTCATCACCGCAGGCGAGCCCGGCAGCAAGGTAGAGCAGACCGCCGCGGCGCTGGAACGGATCGTCGTCGAGGCGTTCGGTGACCGGGAGGTTCTGGTCGCTATCAAGGACGGGCGAATCGTCGCGATCGTGCCCGCCGGATCGAACGACGGCGAGGTGGGATCGACGCTCAAGCAAGGGCTCGCACGGCGTCGGATCACCGGACGATGGCGGCTGGCGACCGGACGAGGCTTCCCCGGCGCCTACGGCATCGCTCGGTCCTACGAGGAAGCCCGCGAAGCCCTCGAGTACGCCGACCGGCTGAACCTGGACGACGACCTCGTGCACGCCCGCGACCTCCTCGTCTACCGAGTCCTCGGGCGCGACCAGGCCGCCATCGTCGACCTCGTCCGCGACGTCCTCGGCCCACTTCACCAGATGCGTGGCGGCGCAACGATCGCGCTGGAGACCTTGCAGGAGTACTTCGCCACCGGCGCCGTCGCCACCGACACCGCCCGACGGCTGCACGTCTCCGTCCGCACCGTGACCTACCGTCTCGCACGCATCGCTCAGCTGACCGGCTACCACGCCGCGCACGCCGACCAGCGCTTCACCCTCCAGGCCGCCGTACTCGGCGCACGTCTCCTGGACTGGCCCACCGTTCCGTTGCCGTCCGACACCGAGTAGACATGGGCTCGCTGTGGATCACGCTCTCCGGTGCAGTCGCGAGTTCCACGGCTGTGGAGGCCGTCCGGAGCTATGTAGACGGCACTCTCCCGCCGGCTTCTGCCGTCGACGTCACCGCGATCGTTGCCGAGGTCGCCGAGCAGGTCATCGGACCCACCGCCCGGGGCGGGGAACTGATCCTCAGCTGCCGTGACGGCATGCTGCTGATCGAAATCCTCAGCGACGGCCCACCGCCCGCGCCGATGAACACTCGGCGGTCGGCTTCGGCCTGCACCTGGGGGAGTCACCGCGTCAGCGGCGGCACCGTCACCTGGATACAGGTGCCGCTGGCAGGAGTCGATTCACCGGACCGGGTCTAAGCCGGGGTGGCGTGGCCGTCCTCGTTCCGGACCGGGGTCAGGCGGACCACCTGCAGCCCGACCGAGGCGAGCAACGCCGGAATGGTCCGGACGGCGTTGCGGTCGGCCTCGCGGCTCTCTTCGGTGAGGTTCCGCCAGTCGACGAGATCGGGATGCTGCTTGTGATCCGGATCGCGTCGCGGCCCCCACGTCCACCCGTCGTCGAGGAGCCGTTTCATCCATCGGGTGTGCTCGCGCTGGGCGAGCTGGGTGATCTCCACATCGGTGAACGCGAACGGCTCGGCGTCGCCCGTGGTGGGCGTCATCACGCAGCCGATCGCCCGTAGCTTGACGCCGATGTCCTCGGCCTGGGCTCGGTTGCTCTCCTTCAGCTCGTCGGACAGCTCGTCCCAGGACCGTATCGACGCGTTGGTCTGCGGTGTGTCGCCCTGCCGCTGACGAAGAGCGACGTACTGCGCGTGGATCTCCCGCGCCAGACGCTCGTTCGTCCCTAACCGGAGTTCGCCGATGTCGTACACCTCCTCGGTGACGTTGATCGTCGTCAATCCGGCGGGGCCCAGTATGGCAGCGGTCTGATCGGGGGCGGCCGTAGCCGTGCTGCCGAACCCGCTCCACCGCGTCACCGCGACCACGACGCGCGGCGCCGGCTGGAGCGGGGCACGGAATTCGTGGAGCAGACGGAAGCCGGCCTTGAGAGCGTCCGTATCGCGATCGACGCAGACGTAGACGTGCGGCGGCGGGGCACCGACCGCGGGTAAGGCGTTGACGCGGGCGGCGATGCCGCCCTCCACCGTGTCGACGGCGAGGCGGATGGCCGAGCGGTCGTGTGTGGGCAGCGTCGTTTTCTCGTCCTCGTCGGGCACCAGGACGAGCACGTCCAGCGGGGGTAGGTCGTCGCTGGCTCCGCCGGGCCTGGTCGCGGTCCACCAGCGGGCGATCTCCGACAGCAGCGCCTCGGCCAGTTCCGTGCGGCCGACGACCACGATCTCCGGAGGGCCCGCCGTCGCCGCAGGCGGGTGCTGCGCGACGATTCGCCGGGCCGCCCGGTCGTGCCGGTTGAACAGCTCCAGCCGCGCCCCGGCGCTCCCGGCGGCGCTGAGCTCCTGCGCGATCAGTGCGCTGAGCAGGGCCCAATCGTCGACGTGGACCTGGCAGCGCAGCGCAGCGCCGTGGCGCGGCGTGGTCTGCATCAACCTCAGCACGCTGACCGCAACCTGCGCGTTCGTCGCCGTGTCACCACCGACCGCGAACACCTCGCGCGCCCGGGGCACCCCGGCCCGGCGCAGCACCGGCACGTCGCGGGGATCGCCGGTCACCCGGTACACGTTGCGGGCGGGCAGTAGCGCCGACGGTGCTTCGCTCTGCACGATCACGACCCGCCGCCGCTCGCGGAGCACCTGGCGGACCAGCTCGGAGACGGCCGGACCGTCGCCGACGACCACCGTGTGGTCCTTCGCCCGGCGGGCACGGACCTGCTCGACTTGCCGTGCCAGGACGGCTTGGGC is a genomic window of Cryptosporangium minutisporangium containing:
- a CDS encoding GNAT family N-acetyltransferase yields the protein MSSSLTIRPARPEDAAQMARVNVRSWRETYRGLMPDAVLDDPGFLAARERFWTAALTDERYRENRVAVAERDGGLIGIAMSGPPLDAAATWARQLYVLYVSAADHGTGAGRALLEAVVDPGESAALWVADPNPRAQAFYRKHGFVPDGTVQIDDGVREIRMVRDTPHGR
- a CDS encoding SDR family oxidoreductase, with protein sequence MTLVGQTVVLLGGSSGIGLETARLAPAEGADVVLVGRNPDRLAQAAADVGVVATAAFDAADPDRLREFFDGLPEPIDHVLNTTGGAYYAPVADLDFAEARDNVDEHLWMPLHLAQAAIGRVRPTGSLLFIGGTGARRPAPGLTLAAAMTAALPALTANLALELSPIRVNLIAAGFVDTPLSARLLGDDLDFRREQLRKALPIGRVVGPTDVAALAVHLMANTALTGATYDIDGGQQFVRA
- a CDS encoding SDR family NAD(P)-dependent oxidoreductase, whose protein sequence is MKGTVALVTGASGGIGVATARRLASLGAAVALVARRRDRLDELVATIAADGGTALAVQADVANRNEAVSAVERTVASFGRLDTVVNNAGEKGLLYVTHAALLPVVRAAADSPRRVADLVNIGPTIAFSDAIRRQLVGQNVRVSVVGCGSPDDVAAAVLRLVSREPNGANPSDERPQRAAAPR
- a CDS encoding dihydrofolate reductase family protein; translated protein: MSRARVHNFSISLDGFGTGEGQSRDEPFGHAGERLHEWMFATQWWRGPDEPGGSSGVDDAFTRLFDVGIGAEIMGAGKYGYPGWHEDPEWKGWWGANPPFHTPTFILTHHTRPSIEMEGGTTYHFLNASPAEALETARKAAEGQDVRIGGGATMIRDFLAAGLIDYLHVVVVPILLGRGVRLWDGIEGLEKDYQVETTSSPSGVTHVTFTRAGA
- a CDS encoding MEDS domain-containing protein — encoded protein: MSWVSASDSVDLGDHFCVLTASDEERAAAISTVVADGLAGGQLVMVLTSAAPPSTMADVLADRVPGATSALDRGQVRVLPAQEIYLTGGQFDPRVCATMAACIDEALRRGYAGLQVAADMTWVQSSEVDTADLVEYETAVNALALDGHASGACLYDQDATATDLMRVLIQSHPATTRRLPATPQLRLRRTREPYGITLVGEADVSNRRAVQSMLDTAVDGHSDRGGPLVVDLTGLQHADATIGASLVSLAERVPAGVRFVGCHGAVALLFEYLEFRHPLG